A genomic stretch from Arachis stenosperma cultivar V10309 chromosome 3, arast.V10309.gnm1.PFL2, whole genome shotgun sequence includes:
- the LOC130968842 gene encoding zinc finger A20 and AN1 domain-containing stress-associated protein 8-like, translating into MDHDKIGCQAPPEGPTLCINNCGFFGSAATMNMCSKCHKDMMLKQEQAKLAASSIGNIINGSSSSSGNDLLVATTNVDIPVNSVEPKTISGQPLFGSGSEETGEAKPKDGPKRCSSCNKRVGLTGFNCRCGNLFCTVHRYSDKHNCPFDYRTAGQDAIAKANPIVKAEKLDKI; encoded by the coding sequence ATGGACCATGACAAAATTGGTTGCCAGGCTCCCCCTGAAGGTCCTACATTGTGCATCAACAACTGTGGTTTTTTTGGTAGTGCAGCTACCATGAACATGTGTTCGAAGTGCCACAAGGACATGATGCTGAAACAGGAGCAGGCCAAGCTTGCAGCATCGTCCATTGGGAATATTATTAATGGGTCATCAAGCAGCAGCGGAAATGATCTTCTTGTTGCTACCACCAATGTGGATATCCCAGTCAATTCAGTAGAGCCTAAAACTATCTCAGGGCAACCTCTATTTGGTTCAGGTTCTGAGGAGACTGGTGAGGCAAAGCCGAAGGATGGTCCTAAACGTTGCAGTAGCTGCAACAAGCGGGTTGGTTTAACAGGGTTCAATTGTCGGTGCGGTAACCTTTTCTGCACTGTACATCGTTACTCAGACAAACATAACTGTCCATTTGATTACCGCACTGCTGGACAGGATGCCATAGCTAAAGCAAACCCAATTGTCAAGGCTGAGAAGCTTGACAAGATTTAA